In one window of Eubalaena glacialis isolate mEubGla1 chromosome 13, mEubGla1.1.hap2.+ XY, whole genome shotgun sequence DNA:
- the LOC133103932 gene encoding uncharacterized protein C14orf119 homolog produces the protein MPLGSSSSSMPLSFPSPLPSVPDNISNSSPPPMSYITSQEMKCILHWFASWSGPQRERFLQDLVAKAVPGKLQPLLESLEQLSVSGANRPPCIFECQLRLWDQWFRGWAEQERNEFVRQLEVSEPDFVAKFYQAVAATAGKD, from the coding sequence atgCCACTGGGATCATCTTCCTCTTCAATGCCGCtatccttcccttctcccttacCCTCGGTACCAGACAATATTTCtaactcttcccctcccccaatgtCTTACATCACTTCCCAGGAGATGAAGTGTATTCTTCACTGGTTTGCCAGCTGGTCAGGTCCTCAGCGTGAACGTTTCCTACAGGACCTGGTAGCTAAGGCAGTACCGGGAAAATTGCAGCCACTGCTGGAAAGTCTGGAGCAGCTTAGCGTGTCTGGAGCAAACCGACCACCTTGTATCTTTGAGTGCCAGCTACGTCTTTGGGATCAGTGGTTTCGAGGCTGGGCTGAGCAGGAGCGCAATGAATTTGTCAGGCAGCTGGAGGTCAGTGAGCCAGACTTCGTGGCAAAGTTTTACCAAGCAGTGGCTGCTACCGCTGGTAAAGACTGA